From the unidentified bacterial endosymbiont genome, one window contains:
- the arcB gene encoding aerobic respiration two-component sensor histidine kinase ArcB — protein MKQIRMLAQYYVDLMMKLGLVRFSLLLALALVVLAIVVQMAVTMVLHGQVESIDVIRSIFFGLLITPWAVYFLSVVVEQLEESRQRLSKLVDKLEEMRERDLKLNVQLKDNIAQLNQEIADREKAEAERQATLEQLKIEMKEREVTQIQLEQQSSFLRSFLDASPDLVFYRNEDKEFSGCNRAMELLTGKSEKQLVNLKPQDVYSDEAAAKVMETDEKVFRHNVSLTYEQWLDYPDGRKACFEIRKVPYYDRVGKRHGLMGFGRDITERKRYQDALERASRDKTTFISTISHELRTPLNGIVGLSRILLDTDLTHEQEKYLKTIHVSAVTLGNIFNDIIDMDKMERRKVQLDNQPVDFTGFLADLENLSGLQAQQKGLSFVLEPTLPLPHKVVTDGTRLRQILWNLISNAVKFTQKGRVVVRIRYDEGDMLHFEVEDSGIGIPQEEYDKIFAMYYQVKDSNGGKPATGTGIGLAVSKRLAKSMGGDILVTSQAGKGSTFTLTVHAPAVAEEVEDTFENDEMPLPALHVLLVEDIELNVIVARSVLEKLGCSVDVAMTGKAALEMFTPGEYDLVLLDIQLPDMTGLDISRELTNHYPAEDLPPLVALTANVLKDKKEYLDAGMDDVLSKPLAVPALTAMIKKFWDTSDEEESTMTSVDSAKAQAILDTAMLEQYIDLVGPKLITDGLDVFEKMMPGYLNVLESNLTARDQKGIVEEGHKIKGAAGSIGLRHLQQLGQQIQSPDLPAWEDNVGDWVEEMKQEWQSDVAVLKAWVNGRKK, from the coding sequence ATGAAGCAAATTCGAATGCTGGCCCAGTATTACGTCGACCTGATGATGAAGCTCGGGCTGGTACGTTTCTCTCTGCTGCTGGCGCTGGCGCTGGTGGTGTTGGCCATTGTGGTACAAATGGCCGTGACCATGGTTCTGCACGGCCAGGTCGAGAGTATCGACGTGATCCGCTCCATCTTCTTTGGCCTGCTGATCACGCCGTGGGCGGTCTATTTCCTCTCTGTAGTGGTTGAACAACTGGAGGAGTCTCGTCAGCGTCTATCAAAGCTGGTGGATAAACTGGAGGAGATGCGCGAGCGTGATTTAAAACTCAACGTGCAGCTAAAAGACAATATTGCCCAGCTTAACCAGGAGATCGCCGACCGCGAAAAGGCTGAGGCTGAGCGTCAGGCGACCCTTGAACAGCTGAAAATTGAGATGAAAGAGCGCGAGGTAACGCAGATCCAGCTCGAACAACAATCCTCATTTCTGCGCTCTTTCCTCGACGCCTCGCCGGACCTGGTGTTCTATCGCAACGAAGATAAAGAGTTCTCAGGCTGTAACCGGGCGATGGAGCTGCTGACCGGCAAAAGCGAAAAGCAGCTGGTGAACCTCAAGCCGCAGGATGTTTACTCCGATGAAGCGGCCGCTAAGGTGATGGAAACCGATGAAAAAGTGTTTCGTCACAATGTCTCCCTGACCTACGAACAGTGGCTGGATTATCCGGACGGGCGTAAAGCGTGCTTTGAAATCCGTAAGGTGCCGTACTATGACCGCGTGGGTAAGCGCCACGGCCTGATGGGCTTTGGACGTGATATCACCGAGCGTAAGCGCTACCAGGATGCGCTTGAGCGCGCCAGCCGGGATAAAACTACCTTTATCTCCACTATCAGCCACGAACTGCGCACGCCGCTGAACGGCATTGTGGGTCTAAGCCGGATCCTGCTGGATACCGACCTGACCCACGAGCAGGAGAAATACCTCAAGACGATCCATGTCTCGGCGGTGACGTTGGGTAATATCTTCAACGATATTATCGATATGGATAAGATGGAGCGACGTAAAGTTCAGCTTGATAACCAGCCGGTTGATTTTACCGGTTTCCTCGCGGACCTGGAGAACCTCTCTGGCCTGCAGGCGCAGCAAAAAGGACTGAGCTTTGTACTTGAGCCAACGCTGCCGCTGCCGCATAAAGTGGTCACTGACGGTACTCGCCTGCGTCAGATCCTGTGGAACCTTATCAGCAACGCCGTGAAATTTACCCAGAAGGGGCGGGTTGTGGTGCGCATCCGTTATGACGAAGGGGATATGCTGCACTTTGAAGTGGAAGATTCCGGGATTGGTATTCCACAGGAAGAATATGACAAAATCTTCGCCATGTATTATCAGGTGAAGGACAGCAACGGCGGTAAACCCGCAACCGGTACGGGGATTGGTCTTGCGGTGTCTAAACGTCTGGCGAAGAGTATGGGCGGCGATATCCTCGTGACAAGCCAGGCGGGCAAAGGCTCGACATTTACCCTGACGGTGCATGCGCCAGCCGTGGCTGAAGAGGTTGAAGACACATTTGAAAACGATGAGATGCCGTTACCCGCGCTGCACGTTCTGCTGGTAGAAGACATTGAGCTGAACGTGATTGTGGCGCGCTCGGTGCTGGAGAAACTGGGCTGCAGCGTAGACGTGGCAATGACCGGCAAAGCGGCGCTGGAGATGTTCACCCCGGGGGAATATGACCTGGTGCTGCTGGATATCCAACTGCCGGACATGACCGGGCTGGATATCTCGCGTGAACTGACAAACCACTATCCCGCTGAAGACCTACCGCCGCTGGTGGCACTGACGGCGAACGTGTTAAAAGACAAGAAAGAGTACCTTGATGCCGGTATGGATGATGTGCTCAGTAAGCCGCTCGCGGTGCCAGCCCTGACCGCCATGATCAAGAAGTTTTGGGATACCAGTGATGAAGAGGAGAGCACCATGACGTCTGTTGATAGCGCAAAAGCCCAGGCCATACTTGATACAGCGATGCTGGAGCAGTATATCGATCTGGTTGGTCCGAAACTGATAACCGACGGTCTGGATGTGTTTGAAAAAATGATGCCGGGCTACCTGAATGTGCTGGAGTCGAACCTGACCGCGCGTGACCAGAAAGGTATTGTTGAGGAAGGGCACAAAATTAAAGGGGCGGCCGGTTCGATCGGGTTACGTCACCTGCAGCAACTGGGTCAACAGATCCAGTCACCTGATTTACCCGCATGGGAGGATAACGTTGGTGATTGGGTTGAAGAGATGAAACAGGAGTGGCAGAGCGATGTGGCGGTACTGAAAGCCTGGGTGAACGGGAGAAAAAAATGA
- the elbB gene encoding isoprenoid biosynthesis glyoxalase ElbB: protein MKKIGVVLSGCGVYDGSEIHEAVLTLLALARHGAEAVCFAPDKHQGEVINHLTGEPMAENRNVLIEAARIVRGDIHPLVQADAAMLDALIVPGGFGAAKNLSTFASQGAQCQIDPDLNALSQAMHTAGKPQGFICIAPAMLPKIFDFPLRLTIGTDIDIAEIVEDMGGEHVPCPVDDIVVDEDNKIVTTPAYMLAQNIAQAATGIEKLVERVLVLTE from the coding sequence ATGAAAAAGATTGGTGTCGTGTTGAGCGGTTGCGGAGTGTATGACGGCTCAGAAATACATGAAGCCGTTTTAACGCTGCTGGCGCTGGCCCGGCATGGGGCAGAGGCTGTCTGCTTCGCGCCGGATAAACATCAGGGGGAGGTCATTAATCATCTTACCGGTGAACCGATGGCGGAAAACCGTAACGTTCTGATTGAAGCGGCACGCATTGTGCGAGGAGATATTCACCCTCTCGTTCAGGCAGACGCCGCTATGCTGGATGCGTTAATCGTGCCGGGCGGTTTTGGCGCGGCCAAAAATCTCAGCACCTTTGCAAGCCAGGGCGCGCAATGTCAGATCGATCCAGATTTAAACGCGCTTTCTCAGGCGATGCATACGGCGGGTAAACCGCAGGGCTTTATCTGTATCGCCCCTGCGATGCTGCCGAAAATCTTTGATTTTCCGTTGCGCCTGACCATCGGTACGGATATTGATATTGCAGAGATTGTGGAAGATATGGGCGGGGAACATGTACCTTGTCCGGTCGATGACATCGTGGTGGATGAAGATAATAAAATTGTCACTACCCCGGCGTACATGCTGGCCCAGAATATTGCGCAAGCGGCCACGGGCATTGAAAAGCTGGTGGAGAGAGTGCTGGTGCTGACTGAATGA
- the mtgA gene encoding monofunctional biosynthetic peptidoglycan transglycosylase translates to MSRKTGAGAWVKRILLRTILALAIFWGGGIALFSILPVPFSAVMVERQVGAWFRGDFSYVAHSDWVSMDAISPLMGLAVIAAEDQKFPQHWGFDVAAIEKALAHNERNENRVRGASTLSQQTAKNLFLWDGRSWVRKGLEAGLTLGIETVWSKKRILTVYLNIAEFGDGVFGVEAAAQRYFNKPASRLTLSEAALLAAVLPNPITFKANAPSGYVRSRQAWIMRQMRQLGGEAFMQKNALM, encoded by the coding sequence ATGAGCCGTAAAACAGGAGCCGGTGCATGGGTAAAACGGATCCTGCTGCGCACAATTCTGGCGCTGGCCATTTTCTGGGGCGGCGGTATCGCCCTGTTCAGCATTCTGCCGGTGCCGTTTTCAGCCGTTATGGTTGAGCGTCAGGTCGGGGCGTGGTTCCGCGGTGATTTTAGCTATGTTGCCCATTCAGACTGGGTCAGCATGGATGCGATCTCACCGCTTATGGGACTTGCGGTGATTGCGGCAGAAGACCAGAAATTCCCGCAGCACTGGGGTTTTGACGTGGCGGCTATCGAGAAGGCACTGGCGCATAATGAACGTAATGAAAATCGCGTGCGTGGGGCATCGACGTTATCGCAACAAACGGCGAAAAATCTGTTTTTATGGGATGGACGAAGCTGGGTGCGAAAAGGGCTGGAAGCGGGCCTGACGCTGGGAATTGAAACGGTCTGGAGCAAGAAGCGCATTCTAACCGTTTATCTGAATATCGCCGAGTTTGGTGATGGGGTGTTTGGCGTCGAAGCCGCCGCGCAGCGTTATTTCAATAAGCCTGCCAGCCGTCTCACGCTGTCTGAAGCCGCGCTGTTAGCCGCCGTCTTACCCAATCCCATAACGTTTAAAGCCAACGCCCCGTCAGGATATGTGCGCAGCCGTCAGGCGTGGATTATGCGCCAGATGCGCCAGTTGGGTGGGGAGGCGTTTATGCAAAAAAATGCGTTAATGTAA
- the npr gene encoding PTS phosphocarrier protein NPr: MTVKQTVEITNKLGMHARPAMKLFELMQGFDAEVLLRNDEGTEAEANSVIALLMLDSAKGRQIEVEATGPEEAQALAAVVALFNAGFDED, from the coding sequence ATGACCGTAAAACAGACCGTTGAGATCACCAACAAGCTGGGCATGCATGCACGCCCGGCAATGAAGCTTTTTGAGCTGATGCAAGGCTTCGACGCCGAAGTGCTGCTACGTAACGATGAAGGTACCGAAGCCGAAGCCAACAGTGTTATTGCGCTGCTGATGCTGGACTCCGCCAAGGGCCGCCAGATTGAAGTCGAAGCCACTGGCCCGGAAGAAGCACAAGCGCTGGCGGCGGTAGTTGCACTGTTCAATGCAGGCTTTGACGAAGATTAA
- the rapZ gene encoding RNase adapter RapZ — protein sequence MVLMIVSGRSGSGKSVALRALEDMGFYCVDNLPVVLLPELARTLADRQISAAVSIDVRNMPESPEIFEQAMNNLPESFSPQLLFLDADRNTLIRRYSDTRRLHPLSTKNLSLESAIDEESDLLEPLRSRADLIVDTSEMSVHELAEMLRTRLLGKRERELTMVFESFGFKHGIPIDADYVFDVRFLPNPHWDPKLRPMTGLDKPVAAFLDRHTEVHNFIYQTRSYLELWLPMLETNNRSYLTVAIGCTGGKHRSVYIAEQLADYFRSRGKNVQSRHRTLEKRKT from the coding sequence ATGGTGCTGATGATCGTCAGTGGCCGCTCGGGGTCGGGTAAATCCGTCGCCCTGCGTGCGCTGGAAGATATGGGTTTTTACTGCGTGGATAACCTGCCGGTGGTGCTATTGCCCGAACTGGCGCGAACGCTTGCCGACAGACAAATCTCGGCGGCAGTGAGTATCGACGTTCGTAACATGCCTGAATCACCTGAAATATTTGAACAGGCAATGAATAACCTGCCTGAATCCTTCTCGCCTCAGTTGCTGTTCCTTGATGCCGATCGCAACACGCTTATCCGTCGTTACAGCGACACCCGTCGCCTGCATCCGCTTTCCACTAAGAACCTCTCTCTGGAGAGCGCCATTGACGAAGAGAGCGATCTGCTGGAGCCGCTACGCTCTCGCGCGGATTTGATTGTCGATACCTCGGAAATGTCCGTTCACGAGCTGGCGGAGATGCTGCGTACCCGACTGCTGGGCAAACGCGAACGCGAGCTGACGATGGTATTCGAGTCATTCGGCTTCAAGCACGGTATCCCTATTGATGCCGATTATGTTTTCGACGTGCGTTTCCTGCCTAACCCGCACTGGGATCCTAAACTGCGTCCAATGACCGGCCTGGACAAACCCGTCGCGGCTTTCCTCGACCGGCACACAGAAGTACACAATTTTATCTACCAGACGCGAAGCTACCTTGAGCTATGGTTACCTATGCTGGAAACCAACAATCGTAGCTACCTGACGGTGGCGATTGGCTGTACCGGCGGTAAACATCGTTCGGTTTATATTGCTGAACAGCTGGCCGACTACTTCCGCTCACGAGGAAAGAACGTTCAGTCCCGTCATCGCACGCTGGAAAAACGTAAAACATGA
- the ptsN gene encoding PTS IIA-like nitrogen regulatory protein PtsN, which translates to MMNNDSALQLSNVLNQECTRSGVHCQSKKRALEIISELAAKQLGLPPQVVFEAILTREKMGSTGIGNGIAIPHGKLEEDTLRAVGVFVQLETPIAFDAIDNQPVDLLFALLVPADQTKTHLHTLSLVAKRLADKTICRRLRSAQSDEELWQIITEAEGIQDDA; encoded by the coding sequence ATGATGAACAACGATTCCGCTCTTCAACTGAGCAATGTCCTTAACCAGGAATGTACCCGCAGTGGCGTTCACTGCCAGAGCAAAAAACGTGCGCTGGAGATAATCAGTGAACTGGCCGCCAAACAGCTGGGCCTGCCGCCGCAGGTGGTGTTCGAAGCTATCCTGACCCGTGAAAAAATGGGCAGTACTGGCATCGGCAACGGCATCGCGATCCCGCATGGCAAACTGGAAGAAGACACCTTGCGTGCCGTTGGTGTGTTTGTGCAACTGGAAACGCCTATCGCATTCGACGCCATCGATAATCAGCCTGTCGACCTCCTCTTTGCGCTGCTGGTCCCCGCCGATCAGACGAAAACGCATCTGCACACGCTTTCGCTGGTCGCTAAACGTCTGGCCGATAAAACCATTTGCCGCCGACTGCGTTCCGCGCAAAGTGATGAGGAGCTCTGGCAAATTATCACTGAAGCAGAAGGCATTCAGGATGATGCATAA